In one window of Canis aureus isolate CA01 chromosome 36, VMU_Caureus_v.1.0, whole genome shotgun sequence DNA:
- the CNPPD1 gene encoding protein CNPPD1 isoform X1, with translation MSSNKQGNIWQQFVVAHLAFQCLERPRRAAGGGAMDLAGLLRDEEGTFCLTGFQDFTFLPGHQKLSARIRRRLYYGWDWEADCSLEELSSPVADIAVELLQKAAPSPIRRLQKKYVAHVSREACISPCAMMLALVYIERLRHRNPGYLQHVSSSDLFLISMMVASKYLYDEGEEEEVFNDEWGAAGGVAVPTLNALERGFLSAMDWRLYTDPREIFEVLSWLESCVAEQQGRRRGWYTYTDLCVLLEQPAWQLALGSLCQRLAKLSCLLAMAYVSSVALAVASVAVIHQSLGLSCSPSPGPPDLGLVSRCLLEPCLPSSVPQCLPRPVNVSSCLDGDTGLRSLWGSLLASLTPPPLPPPDPPAPPTLLHNCPLCQKLQRDTPSCHACHHSNHTVPTGPPNPGYHSRNLAPPWPWSPMLPLLPQPQQCSLFSVMELARLKSFIFPG, from the exons ATGTCTtcaaacaaacaaggaaacatTTGGCAGCAATTCGTTGTCGCGCATCTCGCTTTTCAGTGCCTCGAACGTCCGCGTCG GGCGGCAGGTGGCGGCGCGATGGACCTGGCCGGGCTCCTGCGGGACGAAGAGGGCACCTTCTGCCTCACCGGCTTCCAGGACTTCACG TTCCTCCCAGGACACCAGAAACTGAGTGCTCGGATCCGAAGGAGACTCTACTATGGCTGGGACTGGGAAGCTGACTGCAGCTTGGAGGAGCTCTCCAGCCCCGTGGCAG ACATTGCTGTGGAACTGCTCCAGAAGGCAGCCCCCAGCCCTATTCGTCGACTCCAGAAGAAATACGTAGCTCATGTGTCCAG GGAGGCGTGCATCTCCCCATGTGCTATGATGCTTGCCCTGGTGTACATTGAGCGGCTCCGGCATCGAAACCCAGGCTACCTACAGCACGTGTCATCCTCTGACTTGTTCCTGATCTCCATG ATGGTGGCCAGTAAGTACCTCTATgatgaaggggaggaggaggaggtcttCAACGATGAATGGGGAGCGGCAGGGGGCGTGGCCGTGCCCACTCTCAACGCCCTGGAGCGGGGCTTCCTGAGTGCCATG GATTGGCGTCTCTATACTGATCCTCGGGAGATCTTTGAGGTGCTGAGCTGGCTGGAGAGCTG TGTGGCTGAGCAGCAGGGACGGCGGCGGGGCTGGTATACCTACACAGACCTGTGTGTGCTGCTGGAGCAGCCGGCCTGGCAGTTGGCCCTGGGCTCCCTCTGCCAGCGCCTGGCAAAG CTGTCCTGTCTGTTGGCTATGGCATATGTGAGCAGTGTGGCCCTGGCGGTGGCATCGGTGGCCGTAATTCATCAGTCCTTGGGGCTGTCCTgcagcccctccccaggcccccccGACCTTGGACTGGTCTCCAGGTGCCTCTTGGAACCCTGCCTACCTTCTTCTGTGCCACAGTGCCTGCCGCGTCCGGTTAATGTCTCCAGCTGCCTAGATGGCGACACAGGGCTGCGTTCACTCTGGGGCAGTCTTCTGGCTTCACTGACACCTCCACCATTGCCTCCCCCagaccctcctgcccctcccactctgcTCCATAACTGTCCCCTCTGCCAGAAGCTCCAGAGAGATACCCCAAGCTGCCACGCCTGCCACCACTCCAACCATACAGTTCCCACTGGGCCCCCCAACCCTGGGTACCACTCCCGTAACCTGGCTCCCCCCTGGCCCTGGAGCCCaatgctccctctgctcccccaaccTCAGCAGTGTTCCCTTTTCAGTGTCATGGAGCTAGCCCGTCTCAAGTCTTTCATTTTCCCAGGCTAG
- the CNPPD1 gene encoding protein CNPPD1 isoform X2: protein MDLAGLLRDEEGTFCLTGFQDFTFLPGHQKLSARIRRRLYYGWDWEADCSLEELSSPVADIAVELLQKAAPSPIRRLQKKYVAHVSREACISPCAMMLALVYIERLRHRNPGYLQHVSSSDLFLISMMVASKYLYDEGEEEEVFNDEWGAAGGVAVPTLNALERGFLSAMDWRLYTDPREIFEVLSWLESCVAEQQGRRRGWYTYTDLCVLLEQPAWQLALGSLCQRLAKLSCLLAMAYVSSVALAVASVAVIHQSLGLSCSPSPGPPDLGLVSRCLLEPCLPSSVPQCLPRPVNVSSCLDGDTGLRSLWGSLLASLTPPPLPPPDPPAPPTLLHNCPLCQKLQRDTPSCHACHHSNHTVPTGPPNPGYHSRNLAPPWPWSPMLPLLPQPQQCSLFSVMELARLKSFIFPG from the exons ATGGACCTGGCCGGGCTCCTGCGGGACGAAGAGGGCACCTTCTGCCTCACCGGCTTCCAGGACTTCACG TTCCTCCCAGGACACCAGAAACTGAGTGCTCGGATCCGAAGGAGACTCTACTATGGCTGGGACTGGGAAGCTGACTGCAGCTTGGAGGAGCTCTCCAGCCCCGTGGCAG ACATTGCTGTGGAACTGCTCCAGAAGGCAGCCCCCAGCCCTATTCGTCGACTCCAGAAGAAATACGTAGCTCATGTGTCCAG GGAGGCGTGCATCTCCCCATGTGCTATGATGCTTGCCCTGGTGTACATTGAGCGGCTCCGGCATCGAAACCCAGGCTACCTACAGCACGTGTCATCCTCTGACTTGTTCCTGATCTCCATG ATGGTGGCCAGTAAGTACCTCTATgatgaaggggaggaggaggaggtcttCAACGATGAATGGGGAGCGGCAGGGGGCGTGGCCGTGCCCACTCTCAACGCCCTGGAGCGGGGCTTCCTGAGTGCCATG GATTGGCGTCTCTATACTGATCCTCGGGAGATCTTTGAGGTGCTGAGCTGGCTGGAGAGCTG TGTGGCTGAGCAGCAGGGACGGCGGCGGGGCTGGTATACCTACACAGACCTGTGTGTGCTGCTGGAGCAGCCGGCCTGGCAGTTGGCCCTGGGCTCCCTCTGCCAGCGCCTGGCAAAG CTGTCCTGTCTGTTGGCTATGGCATATGTGAGCAGTGTGGCCCTGGCGGTGGCATCGGTGGCCGTAATTCATCAGTCCTTGGGGCTGTCCTgcagcccctccccaggcccccccGACCTTGGACTGGTCTCCAGGTGCCTCTTGGAACCCTGCCTACCTTCTTCTGTGCCACAGTGCCTGCCGCGTCCGGTTAATGTCTCCAGCTGCCTAGATGGCGACACAGGGCTGCGTTCACTCTGGGGCAGTCTTCTGGCTTCACTGACACCTCCACCATTGCCTCCCCCagaccctcctgcccctcccactctgcTCCATAACTGTCCCCTCTGCCAGAAGCTCCAGAGAGATACCCCAAGCTGCCACGCCTGCCACCACTCCAACCATACAGTTCCCACTGGGCCCCCCAACCCTGGGTACCACTCCCGTAACCTGGCTCCCCCCTGGCCCTGGAGCCCaatgctccctctgctcccccaaccTCAGCAGTGTTCCCTTTTCAGTGTCATGGAGCTAGCCCGTCTCAAGTCTTTCATTTTCCCAGGCTAG
- the RETREG2 gene encoding reticulophagy regulator 2 codes for MASGGGGGGGGSTGAGGGPGLGLSLGLGLGLSLGMGEASGEAEEEAATAEAVGRLATTLWLRLRGWEAVLAAAQRLLVWEKPLHSLVTAAALNGLFWLLSSSSLRPFFLLSVSLLAYFLLDLWQPRFFPDLSASSPEEPHSDSEGAGSGARPHLLSVPELCRYLAESWLTFQIHLQELLQYKRQNPAQFCARVCSGCAVLAVLGHYVPGIMISYIVLLSILLWPLVVYHELIQRMYTRLEPLLMQLDYSMKAEADALHHKHDKKKRQGKNAPPGGDEPLAETESESEAELAGFSPVVDVKKTALALAITDSELSDEEASILESGGFSVSRATTPQLTDVSEDLDQQSLPSEPEEALSRELGEGEETEPAPPEDLLGPPQALSRQDLDSEEEEDVVAKETLLRLSSPLHFVNTHFNGAGSPTDGVQLSPGGPVETLSPEAVSGDLTTAPSTLSPLLCLAESDPAPSPSPSMLPPLPQDLPQPLPAPEEEEALTTEDFELLDQGELEQLNAELGLGPETSSEPPDAPPPPSLGPDTLSLVQSDQEAQAMAEP; via the exons ATggcgagcggcggcggcggcggcggcggcgggagcaccggcgcggggggcggcccggggctggGCCTGAGCCTCGGGCTGGGCCTGGGTCTGAGCCTGGGCATGGGGGAGGCGAGCGGCGAGGCGGAGGAGGAGGCGGCCACGGCCGAGGCGGTGGGACGTCTGGCCACGACGCTGTGGCTGCGGCTCCGCGGCTGGGAGGCGGTGCTGGCGGCGGCGCAGCGGCTGCTGGTGTGGGAGAAGCCGCTGCACAGCCTGGTCACGGCGGCCGCGCTCAACGGCCTCTTCTG GTTGCTCTCTTCGTCGTCCCTCCGGCCTTTCTTCCTACTCAGCGTCTCACTTTTGGCCTATTTTCTGCTGGATCTCTGGCAGCCTCGCTTCTTCCCGGACCTCTCGG CATCATCCCCAGAGGAGCCCCACTCTGACAG TGAGGGTGCGGGGTCAGGCGCCCGGCCGCACCTGCTGAGTGTGCCCGAGTTGTGCAGATACCTGGCTGAGAGCTGGCTCACCTTCCAGATTCACCTGCAGGAGCTGCTGCAGTACAAGAGGCAGAATCCAGCTCAG TTTTGTGCTCGAGTTTGTTCTGGCTGTGCTGTGCTGGCTGTGCTGGGACACTACGTTCCGGGGATTATGATTTCCTACATTGTCT TGCTGAGCATCCTGTTGTGGCCCCTGGTGGTTTATCATGAGCTGATCCAGAGGATGTACACTCGCCTGGAGCCCCTGCTCATGCAGCTGGACTACAGCATGAAAGCAGAAGCTGATGCCCTGCATCACAAACATGACAAGAAGA AGCGACAGGGGAAGAACGCACCCCCCGGAGGTGATGAGCCACTGGCGGAGACCGAGAGTGAAAGCGAAGCAGAACTGGCTGGCTTCTCCCCGGTG GTGGATGTGAAGAAAACAGCCTTGGCTTTGGCCATTACAGACTCAGAGCTGTCAGATGAGGAGGCTTCTATCTTGGAGAGTGGTGGCTTCTCTGTATCCCGGGCCACGACTCCACAACTAACTGATGTCTCCGAGG ATTTGGACCAGCAGAGCCTGCCAAGTGAGCCAGAGGAGGCCCTGAGCCGGGagctgggagaaggagaggagaccGAGCCGGCCCCCCCCGAAGACCTGCTGGGCCCCCCTCAGGCCCTCTCAAGGCAAGACCTAGACTcggaagaggaggaagatgtgGTAGCCAAGGAAACCTTGCTTCGGCTCTCGTCCCCCCTTCATTTTGTGAACACGCACTTCAATGGGGCGGGCTCTCCCACAGATGGAGTGCAGCTGTCCCCGGGAGGACCAGTGGAGACACTGAGCCCAGAGGCAGTGAGTGGTGACCTCACCACTGCACCAAGCACCCTGTCACCCTTACTTTGCCTTGCTGAGAGTGACCcagccccctccccgtccccttccatgcttccccctctcccccaagacttgccccagcccctgcctgcccccgaGGAAGAAGAGGCACTCACCACGGAGGACTTCGAATTGCTGGATCAGGGGGAGCTGGAACAGCTGAATGCCGAGCTGGGGTTGGGGCCAGAGACATCCTCAGAGCCCCCCGATGCCCCACCCCCTCCATCCCTGGGGCCCGACACCCTGTCTCTGGTACAGTCAGACCAGGAGGCTCAGGCCATGGCAGAGCCATGA